In Phycodurus eques isolate BA_2022a chromosome 10, UOR_Pequ_1.1, whole genome shotgun sequence, a genomic segment contains:
- the nr1d4b gene encoding nuclear receptor subfamily 1, group D, member 4b: MENSPGGGVILYAGSSGSASPSPGSPSSGYQTQSPSSHSQPSSPEGVSFQEIGAMKQGGEQRGGTPSPKMVFQFPEVNNAPAAQVTTVSSATYNHPTVAKRPCGFTGTFPKTGGMVLLCKVCGDIASGFHYGVHACEGCKGFFRRSIQQNIHYKMCVKNENCLIMRMNRNRCQHCRFKKCLSVGMSRDAVRFGRIPKREKQRLLDEMQSYMNSLNESASMEMETSPPSDTHCSPKNQTNVGAGSIMQSYQSDLINSEKKSLKRPASNSNLGTSFQNSPAPPHTTVQAHHTFQGNLTSGYSVPSKCPVAHANNENTTNNNINISKYYNTNQNQCPIRAGLSSQQYAANQKTDSQNQNSCPWRLNGGAKVLACPLNSCPVAPASRSSQEVWESFSQCFTPAVKEVVEFAKSIPGFQTLSQQDQVMLLKSGTFQVLMVRFCSLFDPKERTVTFLNGQTYSLASLRALGMGVLLDSMFDFSEKLGSLGLEPDEMALFMAVVLVSADRSGIVDVGAVEQLQENLIKALRTLITSRRPDDSTLFPKLLLRLPDLRTLNNQHSDKLLAFRIDP, from the exons GTGGTGTCATCCTTTATGCTGGCTCCTCTGGCAGTGCCAGCCCAAGTCCTGGCAGCCCCTCCAGTGGATACCAGACCCAGTCACCCTCCTCCCACTCACAGCCTTCGTCCCCAGAGGGTGTCTCCTTTCAGGAGATTGGGGCCATGAAGCAGGGAGGGGAACAAAGGGGAGGGACGCCTTCCCCGAAAATGGTCTTCCAGTTTCCAGAAGTGAACAATGCTCCAGCTGCCCAAGTTACAACGGTGTCATCAGCCACCTACAACCATCCCACAGTGGCCAAAAGACCCTGTGGTTTTACTGGCACCTTCCCTA AAACTGGAGGGATGGTGCTTCTGTGTAAGGTGTGTGGAGACATTGCATCTGGGTTCCATTATGGTGTCCACGCCTGTGAGGGTTGCAAA GGTTTCTTCAGGCGCAGCATTCAACAGAATATCCACTACAAGATGTGTGTGAAGAATGAAAACTGTCTCATTATGCGCATGAACCGAAACCGCTGCCAACACTGCCGCTTTAAGAAATGTCTCTCAGTGGGCATGTCCAGAGATG CTGTGCGTTTTGGCCGTATTCCCAAACGGGAGAAGCAGAGGCTATTGGATGAAATGCAGAGCTATATGAACAGTCTAAACGAATCTGCCTCCATGGAGATGGAGACGTCACCTCCCTCTGACACCCACTGCAGCCCAAAGAACCAGACGAATGTAGGAGCAGGCTCCATAATGCAGTCATACCAGAGCGACTTAATAAACAGTGAGAAGAAATCTCTCAAGAGGCCTGCCAGCAACAGCAACCTTGGCACTTCTTTCCAGAACAGTCCTGCCCCACCTCACACAACAGTACAGGCACACCACACGTTTCAAGGGAACCTGACATCGGGATACAGTGTCCCCTCAAAGTGTCCTGTTGCCCACGCCAATAATGAAAACACCACGAATAACAACATCAATATTTCCAAGTACTACAACACCAATCAAAATCAGTGTCCCATCCGAGCTGGCCTTTCATCTCAGCAGTATGCAGCCAATCAGAAGACTGATTCTCAGAACCAAAATTCCTGTCCTTGGAGGCTAAATGGTGGAGCCAAAGTGTTG GCTTGTCCACTCAATTCTTGTCCGGTGGCTCCAGCCAGTCGCTCCAGTCAAGAAGTGTGGGAGTCATTTTCCCAGTGTTTCACCCCTGCTGTCAAAGAAGTGGTGGAGTTCGCAAAAAGTATCCCAGGCTTCCAGACTCTGAGCCAACAGGACCAAGTCATGCTACTCAAATCTGGCACGTTCCAG gTGCTGATGGTGAGGTTCTGCTCATTATTTGACCCCAAGGAGAGGACTGTGACCTTTCTCAATGGGCAAACATACTCCCTGGCATCACTACGGGCACTGGGCATGGGTGTTTTACTGGACTCCATGTTTGATTTCAGCGAGAAGCTAGGCTCTCTGGGTTTGGAACCAGATGAGATGGCCCTTTTTATGGCTGTTGTGCTTGTTTCAGCTG ATCGCTCTGGTATTGTGGATGTTGGAGCAGTGGAGCAGCTGCAGGAGAACCTCATCAAAGCTCTGCGCACCCTCATTACGAGTCGCCGGCCGGACGACAGCACCCTCTTCCCAAAGCTGTTGCTACGTCTGCCGGACCTCCGAACCTTGAACAACCAGCACTCCGACAAGCTTTTAGCATTCCGCATTGATCCGTAA